One Coccinella septempunctata chromosome 1, icCocSept1.1, whole genome shotgun sequence DNA window includes the following coding sequences:
- the LOC123315481 gene encoding THAP domain-containing protein 1-like has translation MVRSCFLCKWRNDKLPRRSLHRFPLNKNFRQKWLDILGKSNVSIGKHTSLCSIHFEEDCFRYGLICGTKILKDGSLPTLYLPNSNSENLAIDFDELKPPETMMENTCNMRHPISKEVKMKDSTSDLNNADKLVNTSTVKSSKKRLRISINEQFQKKEILRLKKKISTLQRSVKRLRNSKSIMKSQLKELKKNANKSEAKNKLHVSMLLGRKYFNILYTPKAGFSLLRIFP, from the exons ATGGTTCGTTCGTGCTTTTTGTGTAAGTGGAGAAATGATAAACTTCCTCGGAGATCCCTACACAG ATTTCCATTGAATAAGAATTTCAGACAGAAATGGTTGGATATTTTGGGAAAGAGCAATGTGTCCATTGGAAAACACACATCATTATGTTCTATACACTTTGAGGAAGACTGTTTTCGTTATGGACTAATTTGTGGAACAAAAATATTGAAGGATGGTAGTTTGCCAACGCTATATTTACCAAATAGTAATTCAGAAAATTTAGCCAttgattttgatgaattgaaaCCACCTGAAACTATGATGGAAAATACTTGCAACATGCGACATCCAATATCAAAGGAAGTGAAGATGAAAGATTCAACTTCTGACTTGAATAATGCAGATAAGCTAGTGAACACTTCAACAGTAAAATCGTCCAAAAAACG gctcaggatCTCAATTAATGAACAGTTTCAGAAAAAGGAAATTTTACgtttgaagaagaaaatttctACATTACAACGTTCAGTCAAACGTCTACGTAATTCCAAATCCATAATGAAGTCACAATTAAAAGAATTGAAAAAGAATGCCAATAAGTCTGAAGCTAAGAACAAGTTGCATGTAAGTATGTTGCTTGGaaggaaatatttcaatattttgtataCACCAAAGGCAGGGTTTTCTCTGCTTAGGATTTTTccctga